One window of the Ictidomys tridecemlineatus isolate mIctTri1 chromosome 11, mIctTri1.hap1, whole genome shotgun sequence genome contains the following:
- the Ahcyl1 gene encoding S-adenosylhomocysteine hydrolase-like protein 1 isoform X1, with protein sequence MSMPDAMPLPGVGEELKQAKEIEDAEKYSFMATVTKAPKKQIQFADDMQEFTKFPTKTGRRSLSRSISQSSTDSYSSAASYTDSSDDEVSPREKQQTNSKGSSNFCVKNIKQAEFGRREIEIAEQDMSALISLRKRAQGEKPLAGAKIVGCTHITAQTAVLIETLCALGAQCRWSACNIYSTQNEVAAALAEAGVAVFAWKGESEDDFWWCIDRCVNMDGWQANMILDDGGDLTHWVYKKYPNVFKKIRGIVEESVTGVHRLYQLSKAGKLCVPAMNVNDSVTKQKFDNLYCCRESILDGLKRTTDVMFGGKQVVVCGYGEVGKGCCAALKALGAIVYITEIDPICALQACMDGFRVVKLNEVIRQVDVVITCTGNKNVVTREHLDRMKNSCIVCNMGHSNTEIDVTSLRTPELTWERVRSQVDHVIWPDGKRVVLLAEGRLLNLSCSTVPTFVLSITATTQALALIELYNAPEGRYKQDVYLLPKKMDEYVASLHLPSFDAHLTELTDDQAKYLGLNKNGPFKPNYYRY encoded by the exons ATGTCGATGCCTGACGCGATGCCGCTGCCCGGGGTCGGGGAGGAGCTGAAACAGGCCAAGGAGATCGAGGACGCTGAGAAGTACTCCTTCATGGCCACTGTCACCAAGGCGCCCAAGAAG caAATCCAGTTTGCTGATGACATGCAGGAATTCACCAAATTCCCTACAAAGACTGGCCGAAGATCTTTGTCTCGCTCCATCTCACAGTCCTCCACTGACAGCTACAGTTCAG CTGCGTCTTACACAGATAGCTCTGATGATGAGGTTTCCCCCCGGGAGAAACAGCAAACCAACTCCAAGGGCAGCAGCAATTTCTGTGTGAAGAACATCAAGCAGGCAGAATTTGGACGCCGGGAGATTGAGATTGCAGAGCAAG ACATGTCTGCTCTGATTTCACTCAGGAAACGTGCTCAGGGGGAGAAGCCCTTGGCTGGTGCTAAAATAGTGGGCTGTACACACATCACGGCCCAGACCGCG GTGTTGATTGAGACTCTTTGTGCTCTGGGGGCTCAGTGCCGCTGGTCTGCTTGCAACATCTACTCAACTCAGAATGAAGTTGCTGCAGCACTGGCTGAGGCTG GAGTTGCAGTGTTCGCTTGGAAGGGCGAGTCAGAAGATGACTTCTGGTGGTGTATTGACCGCTGTGTGAACATGGATGGGTGGCAGGCCAACATG ATCCTGGATGATGGGGGAGACTTAACCCACTGGGTTTATAAGAAGTATCCAAACGTGTTTAAGAAGATCCGAGGCATTGTGGAAGAGAGCGTGACTGGTGTTCACAG GCTATATCAGCTCTCCAAAGCTGGGAAGCTCTGTGTTCCTGCCATGAATGTCAACGATTCTGTTACTAAACAGAAGTTTGATAACTTGTACTGCTGCCGAGAGTCCATTTTGGATGG CCTGAAGAGGACCACAGATGTGATGTTTGGTGGGAAACAAGTGGTGGTGTGTGGCTATGGTGAG GTTGGAAAGGGCTGCTGTGCTGCCCTCAAGGCCCTTGGTGCCATCGTCTACATCACAGAAATTGACCCCATCTGTGCTCTGCAGGCCTG cATGGATGGGTTCAGGGTGGTGAAGTTAAATGAAGTCATCCGGCAAGTTGATGTTGTAATAACTTGCACAG GAAATAAGAATGTAGTGACACGGGAACACTTGGACCGCATGAAAAATAGTTGCATTGTTTGCAACATGGGCCACTCCAACACAGAAATCGACGTG ACCAGCCTCCGAACTCCGGAATTGACATGGGAGCGAGTACGTTCTCAGGTGGACCATGTCATCTGGCCAGATGGCAAACGAGTTGTTCTCCTGGCAGAG GGTCGTCTGCTCAATCTGAGCTGCTCCACAGTTCCCACCTTTGTTCTGTCCATCACAGCCACCACACAG GCTTTGGCACTGATAGAACTCTATAATGCACCTGAGGGACGATACAAACAGGATGTATACTTGCTTCCTAAGAAAATGG
- the Ahcyl1 gene encoding S-adenosylhomocysteine hydrolase-like protein 1 isoform X2, with translation MSMPDAMPLPGVGEELKQAKEIEDAEKYSFMATVTKAPKKQIQFADDMQEFTKFPTKTGRRSLSRSISQSSTDSYSSAASYTDSSDDEVSPREKQQTNSKGSSNFCVKNIKQAEFGRREIEIAEQDMSALISLRKRAQGEKPLAGAKIVGCTHITAQTAVLIETLCALGAQCRWSACNIYSTQNEVAAALAEAGVAVFAWKGESEDDFWWCIDRCVNMDGWQANMILDDGGDLTHWVYKKYPNVFKKIRGIVEESVTGVHRLYQLSKAGKLCVPAMNVNDSVTKQKFDNLYCCRESILDGLKRTTDVMFGGKQVVVCGYGEVGKGCCAALKALGAIVYITEIDPICALQACMDGFRVVKLNEVIRQVDVVITCTGNKNVVTREHLDRMKNSCIVCNMGHSNTEIDVTSLRTPELTWERVRSQVDHVIWPDGKRVVLLAEGRLLNLSCSTVPTFVLSITATTQALALIELYNAPEGRYKQDVYLLPKKMDEYVASLHLPSFDAHLTELTDDQAKYLGLNKNGPFKPNYYR, from the exons ATGTCGATGCCTGACGCGATGCCGCTGCCCGGGGTCGGGGAGGAGCTGAAACAGGCCAAGGAGATCGAGGACGCTGAGAAGTACTCCTTCATGGCCACTGTCACCAAGGCGCCCAAGAAG caAATCCAGTTTGCTGATGACATGCAGGAATTCACCAAATTCCCTACAAAGACTGGCCGAAGATCTTTGTCTCGCTCCATCTCACAGTCCTCCACTGACAGCTACAGTTCAG CTGCGTCTTACACAGATAGCTCTGATGATGAGGTTTCCCCCCGGGAGAAACAGCAAACCAACTCCAAGGGCAGCAGCAATTTCTGTGTGAAGAACATCAAGCAGGCAGAATTTGGACGCCGGGAGATTGAGATTGCAGAGCAAG ACATGTCTGCTCTGATTTCACTCAGGAAACGTGCTCAGGGGGAGAAGCCCTTGGCTGGTGCTAAAATAGTGGGCTGTACACACATCACGGCCCAGACCGCG GTGTTGATTGAGACTCTTTGTGCTCTGGGGGCTCAGTGCCGCTGGTCTGCTTGCAACATCTACTCAACTCAGAATGAAGTTGCTGCAGCACTGGCTGAGGCTG GAGTTGCAGTGTTCGCTTGGAAGGGCGAGTCAGAAGATGACTTCTGGTGGTGTATTGACCGCTGTGTGAACATGGATGGGTGGCAGGCCAACATG ATCCTGGATGATGGGGGAGACTTAACCCACTGGGTTTATAAGAAGTATCCAAACGTGTTTAAGAAGATCCGAGGCATTGTGGAAGAGAGCGTGACTGGTGTTCACAG GCTATATCAGCTCTCCAAAGCTGGGAAGCTCTGTGTTCCTGCCATGAATGTCAACGATTCTGTTACTAAACAGAAGTTTGATAACTTGTACTGCTGCCGAGAGTCCATTTTGGATGG CCTGAAGAGGACCACAGATGTGATGTTTGGTGGGAAACAAGTGGTGGTGTGTGGCTATGGTGAG GTTGGAAAGGGCTGCTGTGCTGCCCTCAAGGCCCTTGGTGCCATCGTCTACATCACAGAAATTGACCCCATCTGTGCTCTGCAGGCCTG cATGGATGGGTTCAGGGTGGTGAAGTTAAATGAAGTCATCCGGCAAGTTGATGTTGTAATAACTTGCACAG GAAATAAGAATGTAGTGACACGGGAACACTTGGACCGCATGAAAAATAGTTGCATTGTTTGCAACATGGGCCACTCCAACACAGAAATCGACGTG ACCAGCCTCCGAACTCCGGAATTGACATGGGAGCGAGTACGTTCTCAGGTGGACCATGTCATCTGGCCAGATGGCAAACGAGTTGTTCTCCTGGCAGAG GGTCGTCTGCTCAATCTGAGCTGCTCCACAGTTCCCACCTTTGTTCTGTCCATCACAGCCACCACACAG GCTTTGGCACTGATAGAACTCTATAATGCACCTGAGGGACGATACAAACAGGATGTATACTTGCTTCCTAAGAAAATGG